In one window of Pseudomonas chlororaphis subsp. chlororaphis DNA:
- a CDS encoding alpha/beta hydrolase, protein MSSLFLSRWRPRWWSLLGMAALLIGLPVGCQVLEHKERELVFRVEPGNASWYRGLPAGVRELQFKGDSLKPEQNIHAWWWPAQRADAPAVLYLHGVRWNLTGQLFRIEQLHALGFSVLAIDYRGFGQSLGEPPSETSVYEDARIAWEQLQRLQPDAGKRLIYGHSLGGAVAVELAAQLGQQAASDGAPIPARGLIVESSFTSLAAIAAELGNTSLPVRWLLSQKFDSLDKIAHIGMPLLIVHGLDDRYVPARFSQQLFDAARQPKQLLLVPGATHNNSMRLAGERYRQALNTLLHARPAKVATAEPARVPTS, encoded by the coding sequence ATGTCCTCCTTATTCCTCTCGCGCTGGCGACCTCGCTGGTGGTCGCTGCTTGGCATGGCTGCCCTGTTGATAGGCCTGCCGGTGGGCTGCCAGGTGCTGGAACACAAGGAACGCGAACTGGTGTTTCGCGTCGAGCCGGGCAATGCCAGTTGGTATCGCGGCCTGCCGGCCGGAGTACGCGAACTGCAGTTCAAGGGCGACAGCCTCAAGCCCGAGCAGAACATTCATGCCTGGTGGTGGCCTGCCCAGCGGGCCGATGCGCCGGCCGTCCTTTATCTGCATGGGGTGCGCTGGAACCTCACCGGGCAGCTGTTCCGCATCGAGCAACTGCACGCCCTGGGGTTCTCGGTGCTGGCCATCGACTATCGCGGCTTCGGCCAGAGCCTGGGTGAGCCACCGTCGGAAACCAGCGTCTATGAGGACGCGCGGATCGCCTGGGAGCAATTGCAAAGGCTGCAACCCGACGCCGGCAAACGCCTGATCTACGGCCATTCCCTGGGCGGCGCGGTGGCGGTGGAACTGGCCGCGCAACTGGGGCAACAGGCGGCCAGCGACGGCGCGCCGATTCCAGCCCGCGGCTTGATCGTCGAATCCTCGTTCACCTCCCTGGCCGCTATCGCCGCCGAGCTGGGCAATACCTCGCTGCCGGTGCGCTGGCTGCTGTCCCAGAAGTTCGACTCCCTCGACAAGATCGCCCATATCGGCATGCCGCTGCTGATCGTCCACGGCCTGGACGACCGCTACGTGCCGGCGCGCTTCAGCCAGCAATTGTTCGACGCCGCGCGACAGCCCAAGCAACTGCTGCTGGTTCCCGGAGCCACCCACAACAACAGCATGCGCCTGGCCGGCGAGCGCTACCGCCAGGCCCTGAACACCTTGTTGCATGCCCGGCCGGCGAAGGTCGCCACCGCGGAACCGGCCCGCGTGCCGACCAGTTGA
- a CDS encoding MFS transporter produces the protein MTLDLKSRVDSGPMSTFQCLAIGICMVLNMIDGFDVLVMAFTAASVSAEWGLNGAQVGLLLSAGLFGMAAGSLFIAPWADRFGRRPLILFCLALSGLGMLLSALSQTPLQLALLRGLTGLGIGGILASSNVIASEYSSKRWRGLAVSLQSTGYALGATLGGLLAVWLLGHWGWRSVFLFGGAVTWLVIPLVLLWLPESLDFLLARRPANALVRVNRLAGRLEQPELEQLPPEVPRQAGAPSCFGQLLAPAMRRTTLLIWLLFFLVMFGFYFVMSWTPKLLVAAGLSAQQGITGGVLLSVGGIFGAALIGGLASRWPLGRVLALFMLITAGLLVLFVGSASSIAAALGLGLLIGLFANGCVAGLYALSPVVYDASVRATGVGWGIGIGRIGAILSPTVAGFLLDGGWQPLHLYGVFASVFVIAAGCLLLLKPARAQAQPAMASA, from the coding sequence ATGACGCTCGACCTGAAGAGCCGCGTGGACAGCGGCCCGATGAGCACCTTCCAATGCCTGGCCATCGGCATCTGCATGGTCTTGAACATGATCGACGGTTTCGATGTGCTGGTGATGGCCTTCACTGCGGCCTCGGTCTCGGCCGAGTGGGGGCTGAACGGTGCGCAGGTCGGCCTGCTGCTCAGCGCCGGGCTGTTCGGCATGGCGGCGGGCTCGCTGTTTATCGCGCCCTGGGCCGACCGGTTTGGCAGGCGGCCATTGATCCTGTTCTGCCTGGCGCTGTCCGGGCTCGGCATGCTGCTCTCGGCCCTGAGCCAGACTCCCCTGCAACTGGCGCTGCTGCGCGGCCTGACGGGCCTCGGTATCGGCGGCATCCTGGCCAGCAGCAACGTGATCGCCAGCGAGTATTCGAGCAAGCGCTGGCGCGGCCTGGCGGTCAGCCTGCAATCCACCGGTTATGCCCTGGGCGCCACCCTGGGCGGGCTGCTTGCGGTGTGGTTGCTGGGCCATTGGGGCTGGCGCTCGGTGTTCCTGTTCGGCGGCGCGGTGACTTGGCTGGTGATTCCCCTGGTGCTGCTGTGGCTGCCCGAATCCCTGGACTTCCTGCTTGCCCGCCGCCCGGCCAATGCCCTGGTGCGGGTCAATCGCCTGGCCGGGCGCCTGGAGCAACCTGAGCTTGAACAGTTACCGCCAGAGGTGCCCAGGCAAGCCGGCGCGCCCAGCTGTTTCGGCCAGTTGCTGGCGCCGGCCATGCGCCGCACCACCTTGCTGATCTGGCTGCTGTTTTTCCTGGTGATGTTCGGCTTCTACTTCGTCATGAGCTGGACCCCGAAACTGCTGGTGGCCGCCGGGCTGTCGGCGCAGCAGGGGATCACCGGCGGGGTGCTGCTCAGCGTCGGCGGGATCTTCGGCGCGGCGCTGATCGGCGGCCTGGCCTCGCGCTGGCCGCTGGGCCGGGTGCTGGCGCTATTCATGCTGATCACCGCCGGCCTGCTGGTGCTGTTTGTCGGCTCGGCCTCGTCGATCGCCGCGGCGCTCGGCCTGGGGCTGCTGATCGGTCTGTTTGCCAACGGTTGCGTGGCCGGCCTCTACGCGCTGTCGCCGGTGGTCTACGACGCCTCGGTGCGTGCCACGGGCGTCGGCTGGGGCATCGGCATCGGCCGCATCGGCGCGATTCTCTCGCCGACCGTGGCCGGCTTCCTGCTGGATGGCGGCTGGCAGCCGCTGCATCTGTACGGGGTGTTTGCCAGCGTGTTCGTGATCGCCGCCGGCTGCCTGTTGCTGCTCAAGCCGGCCCGGGCCCAGGCGCAGCCGGCGATGGCCAGCGCCTAG
- a CDS encoding ketopantoate reductase family protein → MNISILGAGAMGSLFGGLLAESGQSVTLLDINDTHLEAIRRQGLRLDTDDGDRCIGGLSACRPEQVTGQPDLLLVFTKAQHTDSALRSIAGHIGEHTRVLTLQNGLGNAEALCRHVAPQQVMIGMTTWPADMAGPAHVRSHGQGVVRLLSLEGVERQASTQVAAVLEAAGLHCAVDPQVWTSIWEKVAFNAALNSLCAVTGCTVGQLEAVPQGTALARAIVLEVLGVAQSVGVATDARRCLDSVAYAIAHHRAHKPSMLQDVLAGRPTEIGAINGEVLARARQAGIAVPHTETLLGLLRLIEARAATGGSHA, encoded by the coding sequence ATGAACATCAGCATTCTCGGGGCGGGCGCCATGGGCTCGCTGTTCGGCGGCCTGCTGGCGGAAAGCGGGCAGAGCGTCACGCTGCTGGACATCAACGACACGCACCTGGAGGCGATCCGCCGCCAGGGCTTGCGCCTGGACACCGACGACGGCGACCGGTGCATTGGCGGCCTGAGCGCCTGCCGGCCGGAGCAGGTGACGGGCCAGCCCGACCTGTTGCTGGTCTTCACCAAGGCCCAGCACACCGACAGTGCGCTGCGCAGTATTGCCGGCCATATCGGCGAGCACACGCGGGTGCTGACCCTGCAGAACGGCTTGGGTAACGCCGAAGCGCTGTGCCGCCACGTCGCCCCGCAGCAGGTGATGATCGGCATGACCACCTGGCCCGCCGATATGGCCGGGCCGGCCCATGTCCGCTCCCATGGCCAGGGCGTGGTCCGGTTGCTGTCGCTGGAGGGCGTCGAGCGCCAGGCCAGCACCCAGGTTGCCGCGGTGCTGGAGGCGGCGGGGTTGCACTGCGCGGTGGACCCGCAGGTCTGGACCTCGATCTGGGAGAAGGTGGCGTTCAACGCGGCCTTGAACAGCCTGTGCGCTGTCACCGGCTGCACGGTGGGGCAACTGGAGGCCGTGCCGCAAGGCACGGCGCTGGCCCGGGCCATCGTGCTGGAGGTGCTCGGCGTCGCGCAGTCGGTGGGGGTGGCCACGGATGCGCGGCGCTGCCTGGACAGCGTGGCCTATGCCATCGCCCACCACCGGGCGCACAAACCGTCCATGTTGCAAGACGTGCTGGCCGGCCGGCCCACGGAAATCGGCGCGATCAATGGCGAGGTCCTGGCCAGGGCGCGCCAGGCCGGCATCGCCGTGCCGCACACCGAAACCCTGCTGGGGCTGCTGCGCTTGATCGAGGCGCGGGCAGCCACCGGAGGCAGTCATGCATAG
- a CDS encoding LysR family transcriptional regulator, with the protein MSHIDLNLIRTFVTLYEARSVTLAAERLFVTQPSVSYGLARLRELFDDALFSRTRDGIQPTFVAEQLYGPLRESLTRIESAVQSCRQFDPASTERRFRIALSDLGEIGFLPLILARLNQDAPLAEVEVLPLQVDQVGEWLASGKVDAAICRQPVPGVRSRVLMHERYVCLLSTGHPRIDQQLSLEQFLAERHVAVTRTSGHGNVEDVLKNMHVERRISLHVPHFSVLPKIIPGTDLLAVLPAQIARLFIHEGELKMLELPFPVAEFAVSLNWHPNSDSSAALRWFCDTVADAIISGQGQG; encoded by the coding sequence ATGAGTCACATCGATCTGAACCTGATCCGCACCTTCGTCACCCTTTACGAAGCCCGCAGCGTGACCCTGGCGGCCGAGCGTCTGTTCGTCACCCAGCCCTCGGTCAGCTATGGCCTGGCGCGCCTGCGCGAGCTGTTCGACGACGCCCTGTTCAGCCGCACCCGCGACGGCATCCAGCCGACCTTTGTCGCCGAGCAGCTGTACGGCCCCTTGCGCGAATCCCTGACCCGCATCGAAAGCGCCGTGCAGAGCTGCCGCCAGTTCGACCCGGCGAGCACCGAGCGGCGCTTTCGCATCGCCCTCTCCGACCTCGGCGAAATCGGCTTCCTGCCGCTGATCCTGGCGCGCCTGAACCAGGACGCGCCGCTGGCCGAAGTCGAGGTCCTGCCGCTGCAGGTGGACCAGGTCGGCGAATGGCTGGCCAGCGGCAAGGTCGATGCCGCGATCTGCCGCCAGCCGGTCCCCGGCGTGCGCAGCCGGGTGCTGATGCACGAGCGTTATGTGTGCCTGCTGAGCACCGGCCATCCGCGCATCGACCAGCAGTTGAGCCTCGAACAGTTCCTCGCCGAACGGCACGTCGCCGTGACCCGCACCAGCGGCCACGGCAATGTCGAAGACGTACTGAAAAACATGCACGTGGAACGGCGCATCAGCCTGCATGTGCCGCACTTCTCGGTGCTGCCGAAAATCATTCCCGGCACCGACCTGCTGGCGGTGCTGCCGGCGCAGATCGCCCGGCTGTTCATCCACGAGGGCGAGCTGAAGATGCTCGAACTGCCGTTCCCGGTGGCCGAGTTCGCCGTGTCCCTGAACTGGCACCCCAACAGCGACAGCTCCGCCGCCCTGCGCTGGTTCTGCGACACCGTCGCCGACGCCATCATCAGCGGCCAGGGCCAGGGCTAG
- a CDS encoding DUF7693 family protein, with amino-acid sequence MPATPTLTAREICQVLRELALGTRTLGPSSQRVLAADDSWQVRLDIEGWTLTLVNHGQTLSHCEQCRSPDGRVETLDAWQRYGTDPVKLLSIWEHQQLQRLLQAL; translated from the coding sequence ATGCCAGCCACCCCCACCCTCACCGCCCGCGAAATCTGCCAGGTGCTCAGAGAACTGGCCCTCGGCACCCGCACCCTGGGCCCATCGAGCCAGCGCGTATTGGCGGCGGACGATAGCTGGCAGGTGCGGCTCGACATCGAAGGCTGGACCCTGACCCTGGTCAACCATGGCCAGACCCTGAGCCACTGCGAGCAATGCCGCTCGCCGGATGGCCGGGTCGAAACGCTCGACGCCTGGCAGCGCTACGGCACCGACCCGGTCAAACTGCTGAGCATCTGGGAACACCAGCAGTTGCAGCGCCTGCTGCAGGCGTTGTGA
- a CDS encoding aldehyde dehydrogenase family protein, translating into MSESTAVYSDLHLQPIAGEWRAGAAGKTLAVSNPFDGALLLEVAQANRADLDAAYAKAAAVQPHWAALGPSARAAVLHQVVAVFDRRREEIVDWIIRESGSTRLKAQLEWGAARAIALESASFPARVHGRIVESDVPGKESRVYRSALGVVGVISPWNFPLHLTQRSIAPALALGNAVVVKPASDTPVCGGLLLAKIFEEAGLPAGVLSVVVGAGSEIGDAFVEHPVPSLITFTGSTPVGRGIGRIASGGAHLKHVALELGGNSPFVVLADADLEQAVSAAVFGKFLHQGQICMAVNRIIVDDSLYDAFAARFVERVKGLKVGDPQSIETVIGPVINARQLQGLREKIELARREGAEPLYEGGAQGNLLAPHVYGEVTVDMDLARNEIFGPLVGLLRARDEAHALELANASEFGLSSAVFSRNLERGVNFARRIRAGMTHINDIPVNDEANAPFGGEKNSGLGRFNGDWAIDEFTRDHWISVQHSARRYPF; encoded by the coding sequence ATGAGTGAGTCCACAGCTGTCTACAGCGATCTGCACTTGCAACCCATCGCCGGGGAATGGCGCGCCGGCGCGGCCGGCAAAACCCTGGCGGTGAGCAACCCGTTCGACGGCGCGCTGCTGCTGGAAGTGGCCCAGGCCAACCGCGCCGACCTGGATGCCGCCTATGCCAAGGCCGCCGCGGTGCAGCCGCACTGGGCGGCGCTCGGGCCTTCGGCGCGGGCGGCGGTGCTGCATCAGGTGGTGGCGGTGTTCGACCGGCGCCGCGAGGAGATCGTCGACTGGATCATTCGCGAGTCCGGCAGCACCCGGCTCAAGGCGCAATTGGAATGGGGGGCGGCGCGGGCCATCGCCCTGGAGTCGGCATCGTTCCCGGCGCGGGTCCACGGCCGCATCGTCGAGTCCGATGTGCCGGGCAAGGAGAGCCGGGTCTACCGCAGCGCCCTGGGGGTGGTCGGGGTCATCAGCCCGTGGAACTTCCCGCTGCACCTGACCCAGCGCTCGATCGCCCCGGCGCTGGCCCTGGGCAACGCGGTGGTGGTCAAGCCGGCCAGCGATACGCCGGTCTGCGGCGGCCTGCTGCTGGCGAAGATCTTCGAGGAGGCCGGCCTGCCGGCGGGCGTGCTCAGCGTAGTGGTGGGGGCGGGCAGCGAGATTGGCGATGCCTTTGTCGAGCACCCGGTGCCCTCACTGATCACCTTCACCGGCTCCACCCCGGTCGGCCGCGGTATCGGCCGGATCGCCAGCGGTGGCGCGCACCTCAAGCACGTGGCCCTGGAGCTGGGCGGCAACAGCCCGTTCGTGGTCCTGGCCGACGCCGACCTCGAACAGGCGGTGAGCGCGGCGGTGTTCGGCAAGTTCCTGCACCAGGGGCAGATCTGCATGGCGGTCAACCGGATCATTGTCGACGACAGTCTCTACGACGCCTTCGCCGCGCGCTTCGTCGAGCGGGTCAAGGGGCTCAAGGTCGGCGATCCGCAATCGATCGAGACGGTGATCGGCCCGGTGATCAATGCGCGGCAGTTGCAAGGCCTGCGGGAGAAGATCGAGCTGGCCCGCCGCGAAGGCGCCGAGCCGCTCTACGAGGGCGGGGCCCAGGGCAATCTGCTGGCGCCCCATGTCTACGGCGAAGTCACAGTCGACATGGACCTGGCGCGTAACGAAATCTTCGGCCCGCTGGTGGGGCTGCTGCGGGCGCGGGACGAGGCCCACGCCCTGGAACTGGCCAACGCCAGCGAATTCGGCCTGTCCAGCGCGGTGTTCAGCCGCAACCTGGAGCGCGGGGTGAACTTCGCCCGGCGGATTCGCGCGGGCATGACCCATATCAACGACATCCCGGTGAACGACGAGGCCAACGCGCCCTTCGGTGGGGAAAAGAACTCGGGGCTCGGGCGCTTCAACGGCGACTGGGCGATCGACGAGTTCACCCGCGATCACTGGATCAGCGTGCAGCACTCGGCGCGTCGTTATCCCTTCTGA
- a CDS encoding MFS transporter, with product MNTTSVSEVMEAGPQRSSPVSGSADIGTLLDDGPYTGMQKIVVLLAALSIVMDGFDGQLIGFAIPLMIKEWGITREAFAPAVAAGLIGMGIGSACAGLFADRFGRRMAVIASVILFGTATCAIGLAPDALTVAALRFIAGLGIGGALPSATTMTAEFTPARRRTLAVTATIVCVPLGGMLAGLFASHVLPLYGWRTLFFIGGSLPIVLGLLLLATLPESPRFLARRPQRWGELTALLGRMGRPMPEGVRYTDALEQKSEQQGGFRALFAPGYGRDTVAVWVAFFMCLTAVYSAFSWLPTMLLSEGLSLALAGSGLTAYNLGGVIGALLCAVAMTRWGSFWPLLICCAGGAASAFAMQVVDVNQNTSLLIFGFGVHGLFVNAVQSTLYALCAFIYPTAVRATGTASALAFGRMGAILSAFVGATVITQGGAHGYLTLLGTVMVLALIALVLVRRHIPRRAPGLTRAHKESLADQPSQP from the coding sequence ATGAACACGACTTCGGTCAGTGAAGTGATGGAGGCTGGGCCCCAGCGGTCGAGCCCGGTTTCCGGCAGTGCCGACATCGGCACCTTGCTCGACGACGGGCCCTATACCGGGATGCAGAAGATCGTGGTGTTGCTGGCCGCGCTGTCGATCGTGATGGACGGTTTCGACGGCCAGCTCATCGGGTTTGCCATACCGCTGATGATCAAGGAATGGGGGATCACCCGCGAGGCCTTCGCCCCCGCGGTGGCCGCCGGGCTGATCGGCATGGGCATCGGCAGCGCTTGCGCGGGCCTGTTCGCCGACCGTTTCGGCCGGCGCATGGCGGTCATCGCCAGCGTGATCCTGTTCGGCACCGCGACCTGCGCCATCGGCCTGGCGCCGGATGCGTTGACCGTGGCGGCGTTGCGCTTTATCGCCGGGCTCGGCATCGGTGGCGCGCTGCCCAGCGCCACCACCATGACCGCCGAGTTCACCCCGGCGCGCCGGCGTACCCTGGCGGTCACCGCGACCATCGTCTGTGTGCCCCTGGGCGGGATGCTGGCGGGATTGTTCGCCTCCCACGTACTGCCGCTGTACGGCTGGCGCACGCTGTTCTTTATCGGCGGCAGCCTGCCCATCGTGCTGGGCCTGTTGCTGTTGGCGACGCTGCCGGAGTCGCCGCGTTTCCTGGCGCGCCGGCCGCAGCGTTGGGGCGAGTTGACTGCGCTGCTGGGACGCATGGGCCGACCGATGCCCGAAGGCGTGCGCTACACCGATGCGCTGGAGCAGAAGAGCGAGCAGCAGGGCGGCTTCCGTGCCTTGTTCGCCCCCGGCTACGGGCGCGACACCGTGGCGGTCTGGGTGGCGTTCTTCATGTGCCTGACCGCGGTCTACAGCGCCTTCAGCTGGCTGCCGACCATGCTCTTGTCCGAAGGCTTGTCGCTGGCGCTGGCCGGTTCCGGCCTCACCGCCTACAACCTGGGCGGGGTGATCGGCGCGCTGCTCTGCGCGGTCGCCATGACGCGCTGGGGCTCGTTCTGGCCGCTGCTGATCTGCTGCGCGGGCGGCGCGGCCAGTGCCTTCGCCATGCAGGTCGTGGACGTCAACCAGAACACCAGCCTGCTGATCTTCGGCTTTGGCGTGCATGGCCTGTTCGTCAACGCCGTGCAGTCCACCCTCTATGCGCTGTGCGCCTTTATCTATCCCACCGCGGTGCGCGCCACCGGCACCGCATCGGCCCTGGCGTTCGGGCGCATGGGCGCGATCCTCAGCGCCTTCGTCGGCGCCACGGTGATCACCCAGGGCGGCGCCCACGGTTACCTGACGCTGCTGGGGACGGTGATGGTGCTGGCGCTGATCGCCCTGGTGCTGGTGCGCCGACATATTCCCCGGCGGGCGCCTGGATTGACCCGGGCCCACAAAGAGAGCCTCGCCGATCAACCCTCACAGCCATAA
- the mdlC gene encoding benzoylformate decarboxylase — MKTVHSASYEILREQGLTTIFGNPGSNELPFLKGFPEDFRYILGLHEGAVVGMADGYALATGKPTFVNLHAAAGTGNGMGALTNAWYSHSPLVITAGQQVRAMVGVEAMLANVDAAQLPKPLVKWSHEPASAQDVPRTLSQAIHMASLAPRGPVYVSIPYDDWACAAPAGVEHLARRQVASAGLPSVAQLQGLAERLAAARSPVLVLGPDVDGSGSNGLAVQLAEKLRMPAWVAPSASRCPFPTRHPCFRGVLPAAIAGISRCLAEHDLILVVGAPVFRYHQYAPGDYLPADCELVHLTCDPGEAARAPMGDALVGDIALTLEALVEVLPQSERPLPSALPLPAPVREEGGLLRPETVFDLINQLAPRDAIYVKESTSTVSAFWQRVEMSEPGSYFFPAAGGLGFGLPAAVGVQLATPGRRVVAIIGDGSANYGITALWTAAQYGIPVVFIILKNGTYGALRWFADVLQVSDAPGLDVPGLDFCAIGQGYGVHSVHAATRAEFAAAFSAALAGNRPVLIEVPTLTIEP; from the coding sequence ATGAAAACCGTTCACTCTGCGTCCTACGAGATTCTTCGCGAGCAAGGCCTGACCACCATCTTCGGCAACCCTGGCTCCAACGAGCTGCCGTTTCTCAAGGGTTTTCCCGAGGACTTCCGCTACATCCTCGGCCTGCACGAAGGCGCGGTGGTCGGCATGGCCGACGGTTATGCCCTGGCCACCGGCAAGCCGACCTTCGTCAACCTGCATGCCGCCGCCGGCACCGGCAACGGCATGGGCGCGCTGACCAATGCCTGGTACTCCCACAGCCCGCTGGTGATCACCGCCGGCCAGCAGGTGCGCGCGATGGTCGGCGTGGAAGCGATGCTGGCCAATGTCGATGCGGCGCAGCTGCCCAAGCCCCTGGTCAAGTGGAGCCACGAGCCGGCCTCGGCCCAGGACGTGCCGCGCACCCTGAGCCAGGCGATCCATATGGCCAGCCTGGCGCCACGCGGGCCGGTGTATGTGTCGATTCCCTATGACGACTGGGCCTGCGCGGCGCCGGCCGGGGTCGAGCATCTGGCGCGGCGCCAGGTGGCCAGCGCCGGCCTGCCCTCGGTGGCGCAACTGCAAGGGCTGGCCGAGCGCCTGGCGGCGGCACGTAGCCCGGTGCTGGTGCTCGGCCCGGATGTCGACGGCAGTGGCAGCAACGGCCTGGCGGTGCAACTGGCGGAAAAACTGCGGATGCCGGCCTGGGTCGCGCCTTCCGCTTCGCGCTGCCCGTTCCCCACCCGCCACCCGTGTTTCCGTGGCGTGCTGCCGGCGGCCATCGCCGGGATCAGCCGCTGCCTGGCCGAGCACGATTTGATCCTGGTGGTGGGCGCCCCGGTGTTCCGCTACCACCAATACGCCCCGGGCGATTACCTGCCGGCGGACTGTGAGCTGGTGCACCTGACCTGCGACCCGGGCGAGGCGGCGCGGGCGCCCATGGGCGATGCGCTGGTGGGCGATATCGCCCTGACCCTCGAAGCCCTGGTCGAGGTGCTGCCGCAGAGCGAACGGCCGCTGCCGAGCGCCTTGCCGCTGCCGGCGCCGGTGCGCGAGGAAGGCGGCCTGCTGCGCCCGGAAACGGTGTTCGACCTGATCAACCAGCTGGCGCCGCGGGACGCGATCTACGTCAAGGAATCCACCTCCACGGTGAGCGCGTTCTGGCAGCGGGTGGAGATGAGTGAGCCCGGCAGCTACTTCTTTCCCGCCGCCGGCGGTCTGGGTTTCGGCTTGCCGGCCGCGGTTGGCGTGCAACTGGCGACTCCCGGGCGGCGGGTGGTGGCGATCATCGGCGACGGCTCGGCCAACTACGGCATCACCGCGCTGTGGACCGCCGCCCAGTACGGCATCCCGGTGGTGTTCATCATCCTCAAGAACGGCACCTACGGCGCGCTGCGCTGGTTCGCCGATGTGCTGCAGGTCAGCGATGCGCCGGGGCTGGACGTTCCCGGCCTGGACTTCTGCGCCATCGGCCAGGGTTATGGCGTGCATTCGGTGCATGCCGCGACCCGCGCCGAGTTTGCCGCCGCCTTCAGCGCGGCCCTGGCCGGCAATCGCCCGGTACTGATCGAGGTGCCGACCCTGACCATCGAGCCCTGA
- a CDS encoding OprD family porin, translated as MNTPHCILARSLAAASLALGTGLPAWAEDGGFFEDAKTDLVLRNYYFNRDFRDPGAAKSKVEEWAQGFILKFNSGYTPGIVGFGLDGIAMFGVKLDSGRGTSGSELLPVHDDGRAADNYGRAGVAAKMRISATELKVGELLPDIPLLRYDDGRLLPQTFRGVMLDSREIAGLGLQAGQYRSVSLRNSSDMQDLSAWAAPGVTSDGFTYAGAEYRFNQQRTLIGAWHAQLEDIYQQSYFNLLHKQPVGDWVLGANLGYFIDKDDGQARIGEIRSRTAYALLSASTAGHTLYLGLQKVSGDSPWISVYGSSGRTLGNDMFNGNFSNADERSWQLRYDYNFAAMGVPGLLAMVRYGHGENATTKAGSNGKEWERDTEVGYTFQSGSLKNLSVRVNNATNRRSFNSDFDQTRVIVSYPLSF; from the coding sequence ATGAACACCCCTCACTGCATCCTCGCGCGCTCGCTGGCCGCGGCTTCACTGGCACTGGGCACGGGCCTGCCGGCCTGGGCCGAAGACGGCGGTTTTTTCGAAGATGCCAAGACCGATTTGGTGCTGCGCAACTATTACTTCAATCGGGATTTTCGCGACCCGGGTGCGGCCAAGAGCAAGGTCGAGGAATGGGCCCAGGGTTTTATCCTCAAGTTCAATTCCGGCTACACCCCGGGCATCGTCGGGTTCGGCCTGGACGGCATTGCCATGTTCGGCGTCAAGCTCGACAGCGGGCGCGGCACCAGTGGTTCCGAGCTGCTGCCGGTGCATGATGACGGGCGCGCGGCGGACAACTACGGCCGCGCCGGCGTGGCGGCGAAAATGCGCATTTCCGCCACTGAATTGAAGGTTGGCGAGTTGCTGCCGGACATTCCGCTGTTGCGCTACGACGATGGCCGGCTGCTGCCGCAGACCTTCCGTGGGGTGATGCTCGATTCGCGGGAAATCGCCGGGCTGGGGTTGCAGGCCGGGCAGTACCGTTCGGTGAGCCTGCGCAACTCCTCGGACATGCAGGACCTCTCGGCCTGGGCCGCGCCCGGGGTCACGTCCGATGGCTTCACCTATGCCGGCGCCGAGTACCGTTTCAACCAGCAGCGCACCTTGATCGGCGCCTGGCATGCGCAGCTGGAAGACATCTACCAGCAGAGCTACTTCAACCTGCTGCACAAGCAGCCGGTGGGCGACTGGGTGCTGGGGGCGAACCTCGGGTATTTCATCGACAAGGATGACGGCCAGGCGCGCATCGGCGAGATCCGGAGCCGCACCGCCTATGCCTTGCTCTCGGCCTCTACCGCTGGCCATACCCTGTACCTGGGTTTGCAGAAGGTCAGTGGCGACAGCCCGTGGATATCGGTGTACGGCAGCAGCGGCCGGACCCTGGGCAACGATATGTTCAACGGTAACTTCAGCAACGCCGACGAGCGTTCCTGGCAGCTGCGTTATGACTACAACTTCGCCGCCATGGGCGTGCCGGGGTTGTTGGCCATGGTGCGCTATGGGCATGGCGAGAATGCCACGACCAAGGCCGGGAGCAATGGCAAGGAGTGGGAGCGGGATACGGAGGTGGGGTATACCTTTCAGAGTGGCAGCCTGAAGAACCTTAGTGTGCGGGTGAATAACGCCACTAACCGGCGCAGTTTCAACAGTGACTTTGATCAGACTCGGGTGATTGTGAGTTATCCGTTGTCGTTTTGA